A part of Agromyces protaetiae genomic DNA contains:
- a CDS encoding ATP-binding cassette domain-containing protein, giving the protein MTEPIIELKGVKKSFGPVTVLKGVNLKVYPGRVTALVGDNGAGKSTLIKGLAGVQPYDEGEVLIDGQHQDLHTPRAASALGIEVVYQDLALCDNLDIVQNMFLGREELSGGTLDEGRMEKEASDTLRSLSVRTVRSIRQKVSSLSGGQRQTVAIARAVLKKARVVILDEPTAALGVAQTEQVLALVRRLSEQGVAVILISHNLADVFEVADHIAVLYLGQMVAELDTVETNRDDVVGYITGTKTQDGSPILNTTSTSIETGDVA; this is encoded by the coding sequence ATGACAGAACCCATCATCGAACTCAAAGGGGTCAAGAAGTCCTTCGGCCCCGTCACCGTGCTGAAGGGCGTGAACCTCAAGGTCTACCCGGGCCGGGTCACCGCGCTCGTGGGCGACAACGGCGCCGGCAAGTCGACCCTCATCAAGGGCCTCGCCGGCGTTCAGCCGTACGACGAGGGCGAAGTCCTCATCGACGGCCAGCACCAAGACCTCCACACCCCGCGTGCGGCCTCCGCACTCGGCATCGAGGTGGTGTACCAAGACCTCGCGCTCTGCGACAACCTCGACATCGTCCAGAACATGTTCCTCGGGCGCGAAGAGCTCTCGGGCGGGACCCTCGACGAGGGCCGCATGGAGAAGGAGGCGTCCGACACGCTCCGCTCGCTGTCGGTCCGCACCGTGCGCTCGATCCGCCAGAAGGTGTCGAGCCTCTCGGGCGGCCAGCGGCAGACCGTCGCGATCGCCCGAGCCGTGCTCAAGAAGGCGCGCGTCGTCATCCTCGACGAACCGACCGCCGCCCTCGGCGTCGCACAGACCGAGCAGGTGCTCGCCCTCGTCCGCCGGCTCAGCGAGCAGGGCGTCGCCGTCATCCTCATCAGCCACAACCTCGCCGACGTCTTCGAGGTCGCCGACCACATCGCCGTGCTCTACCTCGGCCAGATGGTCGCCGAACTCGACACCGTCGAGACCAACCGCGACGACGTCGTCGGCTACATCACCGGCACGAAGACGCAAGACGGCTCGCCCATCCTCAACACGACCTCGACCTCGATCGAGACAGGAGACGTCGCATGA
- a CDS encoding sugar ABC transporter permease: MSQATRTNASPDPLAGDLIGSGVEGGVLDQVQAWWQRVRAGDMGALPAVGGLVVLTILFSALSPFFLSERNFANLLNQAATLVMLGMALVFVLLLGEIDLSAGVTGGVGMALFVVLVAKFDTPWPLALLLGFLVGVATGALIGFFVARVGIPSFVVTLGLFLGYQGLALLVIGDGGLYKVQVPELLALQNSNLPVWAGWAMLAVILAVSAGTSFWDRARRTRAGVPNRAIALVWIKLGVIAALGGTVVYVLNQNRGQSIVAVQGVPIIVPVTLAILWIGTFVLDRTKFGRYLYAIGGNTEAARRSGIKVRWVKWWAFVICSTLAVVSALFSVTRVGSVDATVGRDIVLSGVAAAVVGGVSLFGGRGRLIHAAIGALVIAVITNGLGLLHLPAGVNFIVTGGVLVLAATVDAVSRLRAGGGART, from the coding sequence ATGAGCCAGGCGACCCGGACCAACGCGTCGCCCGACCCGCTCGCGGGCGACCTCATCGGCAGCGGCGTCGAAGGCGGCGTGCTCGACCAGGTGCAGGCCTGGTGGCAGCGCGTCCGCGCGGGCGACATGGGCGCGCTCCCCGCCGTCGGCGGCCTCGTCGTCCTCACGATCCTGTTCTCGGCGCTCAGCCCGTTCTTCCTCTCCGAGCGGAACTTCGCGAACCTCCTGAACCAGGCGGCCACGCTCGTCATGCTCGGCATGGCCCTCGTGTTCGTCCTCCTCCTCGGCGAGATCGACCTCTCCGCGGGCGTCACGGGCGGCGTCGGCATGGCGCTCTTCGTCGTCCTCGTCGCGAAGTTCGACACGCCGTGGCCGCTCGCACTCCTGCTCGGGTTCCTCGTCGGCGTCGCGACGGGCGCCCTCATCGGCTTCTTCGTGGCGAGGGTCGGCATCCCGTCGTTCGTCGTCACACTGGGTCTGTTCCTCGGATACCAGGGCCTCGCGCTCCTCGTCATCGGCGACGGCGGCCTCTACAAGGTGCAGGTGCCCGAGCTCCTCGCCCTCCAGAACAGCAACCTGCCGGTGTGGGCGGGCTGGGCCATGCTCGCCGTCATCCTCGCCGTCTCCGCGGGCACCTCGTTCTGGGACCGCGCACGCCGCACCCGTGCGGGCGTGCCGAACCGTGCGATCGCCCTCGTGTGGATCAAGCTCGGCGTCATCGCGGCGCTCGGCGGCACGGTCGTGTACGTGCTCAACCAGAACCGAGGCCAGTCGATCGTCGCCGTCCAGGGCGTGCCGATCATCGTGCCCGTGACGCTCGCGATCCTCTGGATCGGCACGTTCGTCCTCGACCGCACGAAGTTCGGCCGGTACCTCTACGCGATCGGCGGCAACACCGAGGCGGCCCGACGGTCGGGCATCAAGGTGCGCTGGGTGAAATGGTGGGCGTTCGTCATCTGCTCGACGCTCGCCGTCGTGTCGGCGCTCTTCAGCGTCACGCGCGTCGGATCGGTCGACGCCACCGTCGGCCGCGACATCGTGCTGTCGGGCGTCGCGGCGGCCGTCGTCGGCGGCGTCAGCCTCTTCGGCGGACGCGGCCGGCTCATCCACGCGGCGATCGGCGCGCTCGTCATCGCGGTCATCACGAACGGCCTGGGCCTGCTCCACCTGCCCGCGGGCGTCAACTTCATCGTCACGGGCGGCGTGCTCGTGCTCGCGGCGACGGTCGACGCGGTCTCCCGCCTCCGGGCGGGCGGCGGCGCCAGGACCTGA
- a CDS encoding AI-2E family transporter, with protein MAIRITPRRSAPVEPQPAAEITADGDSRGPEVKIRAFRVGFVGALGVLAALLLGGVVGQLSTVILYVVFALFLALGLDPVISFLERWMPRWVAILVIVFVILGLIAILVATIVPIIVEQTTNVIDNWDEIVQNIQNSAIVTWAQGVLPPDFNLDKQIQDALTWLSDFGHLASLGGGVLAVGAGIAGGFTGVVIVLILMLYFMASLRSMEKYSARFVPASSRKKYLELTGEITDSVGRYVIGQASLGLINGVLSFIYLSIIGAPSPILLAFIAFLCSLVPLVGTLTGAIVISLVCLAAGWPTALAAIIYYLVYMQVEAYVVSPRIMSRAVSVPGALVVIAAVAGGTLGGVLGALVAIPVAASLIIIVEKVVFPRQDTI; from the coding sequence ATGGCCATCCGAATCACCCCGCGCCGCTCCGCCCCGGTCGAGCCGCAGCCGGCCGCCGAGATCACCGCCGACGGCGACTCGCGCGGCCCAGAGGTCAAGATCCGGGCGTTCCGCGTCGGGTTCGTGGGCGCGCTCGGCGTGCTCGCGGCGCTCCTGCTCGGCGGCGTCGTCGGCCAGCTGTCCACGGTCATCCTCTACGTCGTGTTCGCGCTCTTCCTCGCGCTCGGACTCGACCCCGTCATCTCGTTCCTCGAACGGTGGATGCCGCGCTGGGTCGCCATCCTCGTGATCGTGTTCGTGATCCTCGGGCTCATCGCGATCCTCGTCGCGACGATCGTGCCGATCATCGTCGAGCAGACGACGAACGTCATCGACAACTGGGACGAGATCGTCCAGAACATCCAGAACAGCGCGATCGTGACGTGGGCCCAGGGCGTGCTGCCGCCCGACTTCAACCTCGACAAGCAGATCCAGGACGCACTCACGTGGCTCTCCGACTTCGGCCACCTCGCCTCGCTCGGCGGCGGCGTGCTCGCCGTCGGCGCGGGCATCGCGGGCGGCTTCACGGGCGTCGTGATCGTGCTCATCCTCATGCTCTACTTCATGGCGTCGCTGCGCTCGATGGAGAAGTACTCGGCGCGGTTCGTGCCCGCGTCGAGCCGCAAGAAGTACCTCGAACTCACGGGCGAGATCACCGACTCCGTCGGCCGCTACGTCATCGGTCAGGCGAGCCTCGGACTCATCAACGGCGTGCTGAGCTTCATCTACCTGTCGATCATCGGCGCGCCCTCGCCCATCCTGCTCGCGTTCATCGCGTTCCTGTGCTCGCTCGTACCGCTCGTCGGCACCCTCACGGGCGCGATCGTCATCTCGCTCGTGTGCCTCGCTGCCGGCTGGCCGACGGCGCTCGCCGCGATCATCTACTACCTCGTCTACATGCAGGTGGAGGCGTACGTCGTGAGCCCGCGCATCATGAGCCGCGCGGTGTCGGTGCCGGGTGCGCTCGTCGTCATCGCGGCCGTCGCAGGCGGCACCCTCGGCGGCGTGCTCGGCGCGCTCGTCGCGATCCCCGTCGCGGCGTCGCTCATCATCATCGTCGAGAAGGTCGTCTTCCCGAGGCAGGACACCATCTAG
- a CDS encoding lipase maturation factor family protein, whose amino-acid sequence MEAVAWLDWLNARDYWIAREILQRGVAAIAVIAFVSTLNQFRPLLGEHGLLPVPRLLAARGSGGARRLRGPSLFAWWGYSDPKLVAVAWAGIVLGASVVLGLPQLGPPWVPLIVFLVLWTLYLSIVVVGQTFYGFGWEMLLCEALFTVAFLGSAHEPPPLLVLIAVWWLVFRLEFGAGMIKIRGGREWRDLTALMFHHETQPMPGPLSRQAHLLPPWFHRCEVVANHVAQLVVPFLLFVPGPVASVAAAIIVLTQLWLIVTGNFAWLNWLTVVLAASAVSDSAWRWALGWLPAVPSALGSGARDASGIPLWWGIVVLAASALFLWLAIAPLRNLLARRQLMNASFNRYMLGNAYGAFGTVTKRRVEIVVAGTLAADPDSPEAEWREYAFRGKPGEVHRVPRWFAPYHLRLDWLMWFLPLGRFWEPWFETLLVRLLEADRPTLRLLAHDPFGGAPPVWVRVQAWHYRFSTRAEFHETHARWVRTLDFEVVEPMRLRD is encoded by the coding sequence GTGGAGGCGGTCGCCTGGCTCGACTGGCTGAACGCGCGCGACTACTGGATCGCGCGCGAGATCCTCCAGCGCGGCGTCGCCGCGATCGCCGTCATCGCGTTCGTGTCGACGCTGAACCAGTTCCGGCCGCTCCTCGGCGAGCACGGGCTGCTGCCGGTGCCGCGGCTGCTGGCGGCGCGCGGCTCAGGCGGCGCGCGGCGCTTGCGCGGCCCGAGCCTCTTTGCGTGGTGGGGCTACAGCGACCCGAAGCTCGTCGCCGTCGCCTGGGCAGGCATCGTGCTCGGCGCATCCGTCGTCCTCGGCCTCCCGCAACTCGGGCCGCCCTGGGTGCCGCTCATCGTCTTCCTCGTGCTCTGGACCCTGTACCTGTCGATCGTCGTCGTCGGGCAGACCTTCTACGGCTTCGGGTGGGAGATGCTCCTCTGCGAAGCGCTCTTCACGGTCGCGTTCCTCGGGTCGGCGCACGAGCCGCCGCCGCTCCTCGTCCTCATCGCGGTGTGGTGGCTCGTCTTCCGCCTCGAATTCGGGGCGGGCATGATCAAGATCCGCGGCGGGCGCGAGTGGCGCGACCTCACGGCGCTCATGTTCCACCACGAGACCCAGCCCATGCCGGGGCCGCTGAGTCGCCAGGCGCACCTCCTGCCGCCGTGGTTCCACCGCTGCGAGGTCGTCGCGAACCACGTCGCGCAACTCGTCGTGCCGTTCCTGCTGTTCGTGCCGGGGCCGGTCGCATCGGTCGCCGCCGCGATCATCGTGCTCACGCAGCTGTGGCTCATCGTCACGGGCAACTTCGCGTGGCTGAACTGGCTCACGGTCGTGCTCGCAGCGTCGGCGGTCTCCGACTCGGCGTGGCGATGGGCGCTCGGATGGCTGCCGGCGGTGCCTTCGGCGCTCGGTTCGGGGGCTCGGGATGCCTCGGGCATCCCCCTGTGGTGGGGGATCGTCGTGCTCGCGGCATCCGCCCTCTTCCTGTGGCTCGCGATCGCGCCGCTCCGAAACCTTCTCGCCCGCCGACAACTCATGAACGCGAGCTTCAACCGGTACATGCTCGGCAACGCATACGGGGCCTTCGGCACCGTCACGAAGCGCCGTGTCGAGATCGTCGTCGCGGGCACGCTCGCCGCCGACCCCGACTCGCCCGAGGCCGAGTGGCGCGAGTACGCGTTCAGGGGGAAGCCGGGCGAGGTGCATCGCGTCCCGCGCTGGTTCGCGCCGTACCACCTGCGGCTCGACTGGCTCATGTGGTTCCTGCCGCTGGGGCGGTTCTGGGAACCGTGGTTCGAGACGCTCCTCGTGCGCCTCCTCGAGGCCGACCGGCCGACGCTGCGACTCCTCGCGCACGACCCGTTCGGCGGAGCGCCGCCGGTCTGGGTGCGCGTGCAGGCGTGGCACTACCGGTTCTCGACGCGCGCCGAATTCCATGAGACGCATGCGCGGTGGGTGCGGACGCTCGACTTCGAGGTCGTCGAGCCGATGCGGCTGCGCGATTGA
- a CDS encoding NUDIX hydrolase yields MGAETDLSALTDATTHGFAATVVLLRDGAHGLEVLLIERPRDRGSFAGAWVFPGGLVEASDADSVAEAGGDLASEAASRRAAARETEEEVGLVVDEASLVPFSKWTPPAGSPKHLVTTFFAARAPEGRTKPSPDEVMALEWLTPQDALDRHAAGSMTLWPPTWVTLAGLRPAKTVDDALAEFAVGDVQPYVSRFNDDRTTIFWKEDEAYDDPHHDDHPAVPDDAPDAVGNRHRLMMDRLPWIYLNDF; encoded by the coding sequence ATGGGCGCTGAGACCGATCTGTCCGCTTTGACGGATGCCACGACGCACGGGTTCGCCGCGACCGTGGTGCTCCTTCGCGACGGCGCGCACGGGCTCGAAGTGCTCCTCATCGAGCGGCCTCGCGATCGCGGCTCGTTCGCGGGGGCGTGGGTGTTCCCGGGAGGGCTCGTCGAGGCATCCGACGCCGACTCCGTCGCCGAAGCCGGCGGCGACCTCGCCTCCGAGGCGGCGAGCCGCCGCGCAGCGGCCCGCGAGACCGAAGAGGAGGTCGGGCTCGTCGTCGACGAGGCATCCCTCGTGCCCTTCTCCAAGTGGACGCCGCCTGCAGGCTCGCCCAAGCACCTCGTGACGACCTTCTTCGCGGCGCGCGCGCCCGAGGGGCGCACGAAGCCGTCGCCCGACGAAGTGATGGCGCTCGAATGGCTCACGCCGCAGGACGCGCTCGACCGGCATGCGGCCGGCTCGATGACGCTCTGGCCGCCGACGTGGGTGACGCTCGCGGGGCTCCGCCCGGCGAAGACGGTCGACGACGCGCTCGCCGAGTTCGCCGTGGGCGACGTGCAGCCCTACGTGTCGCGATTCAACGACGACCGCACGACGATCTTCTGGAAGGAAGACGAGGCCTACGACGACCCGCACCACGACGACCATCCGGCCGTGCCCGACGACGCGCCCGATGCCGTCGGCAACCGGCACCGGCTCATGATGGACCGCCTGCCCTGGATCTACCTCAACGACTTCTAG
- a CDS encoding MBL fold metallo-hydrolase, with protein sequence MDALGDDIGEQVTRSARLVLAPNPGPMTLDGTNSYVLRAPGALGAVVVDPGPALDVHLERLAALGPVELILLTHHHFDHTAGAAQFAAMTGAPVRAIDAALCVDAAPLADGEHLFVAGLDLEILATPGHTADSMCVFIAGDGPKPSVLTGDTVLGRGTTVILDPDGELGPYLTSIERLRRIGEAGGEGGDGVTALTGHGPVLPDLAAISADYLAHRAERLDEIRGAIAALELFGQEVTPEAVTDAVYAEVDPSVRRAAEASVRAQLTYLRTHGA encoded by the coding sequence ATGGACGCTCTCGGCGACGACATCGGCGAACAGGTCACCCGCTCGGCCCGGCTCGTGCTCGCGCCGAATCCCGGCCCCATGACGCTCGACGGCACGAACTCGTACGTGCTGCGCGCGCCGGGCGCCCTGGGCGCCGTCGTCGTCGACCCGGGCCCTGCCCTCGACGTGCACCTCGAGCGACTCGCGGCGCTCGGCCCGGTCGAGCTGATCTTGCTGACCCACCACCACTTCGACCACACGGCGGGGGCCGCGCAGTTCGCCGCCATGACCGGCGCGCCAGTCCGTGCGATCGACGCGGCGCTGTGCGTCGACGCGGCTCCGCTCGCCGACGGCGAGCACCTGTTCGTCGCGGGGCTCGACCTCGAGATCCTCGCGACGCCGGGGCACACGGCCGACTCGATGTGCGTCTTCATCGCGGGCGACGGCCCGAAGCCGTCGGTGCTGACGGGCGACACGGTGCTCGGCCGCGGCACGACCGTCATCCTCGATCCCGACGGCGAGCTCGGCCCGTACCTGACGTCGATCGAGCGGCTCCGCCGCATCGGCGAGGCGGGCGGCGAGGGCGGCGACGGAGTCACGGCGCTCACGGGCCACGGGCCCGTCCTGCCCGATCTCGCGGCCATCTCGGCCGACTACCTCGCGCACCGCGCCGAGCGGCTCGACGAGATCCGCGGGGCGATCGCCGCGCTCGAGCTCTTCGGGCAGGAGGTCACGCCCGAGGCGGTCACCGACGCCGTGTACGCCGAGGTCGACCCGTCGGTGCGGCGTGCCGCCGAGGCATCCGTGCGCGCACAGCTCACGTACCTGCGCACGCACGGCGCCTGA
- a CDS encoding NADPH-dependent F420 reductase codes for MTTVSIIGNGNMGQAIAAIATAGGHEVEIVGRDASQPVTGDIVVLAVPYPAVAGIVAERGAQLAGKTVVDITNPLDFQTFDSLVVAPDASAAHELAEALPASKVLKAFNTNFAATLHAKQLGGTPTTVLIAGDDADAKQQLADVVRAGGVQAVDAGALSRARELEAVGFLQLTLAVQEKLGWTGGLALVA; via the coding sequence ATGACCACGGTCAGCATCATCGGCAACGGCAACATGGGCCAGGCCATCGCAGCGATCGCCACGGCAGGCGGCCACGAGGTCGAGATCGTCGGCCGCGACGCATCCCAGCCCGTCACGGGCGACATCGTCGTCCTCGCCGTGCCCTACCCCGCCGTCGCGGGCATCGTCGCCGAGCGCGGCGCCCAGCTCGCCGGCAAGACCGTAGTCGACATCACGAACCCCCTCGACTTCCAGACCTTCGACTCGCTCGTCGTCGCCCCCGACGCGAGCGCCGCGCACGAGCTCGCCGAGGCGCTCCCCGCCTCGAAGGTGCTGAAGGCCTTCAACACGAACTTCGCCGCGACCCTCCACGCCAAGCAGCTCGGCGGAACCCCCACGACCGTCCTCATCGCGGGCGACGACGCCGACGCGAAGCAGCAGCTCGCCGACGTCGTGCGCGCGGGCGGCGTGCAGGCCGTCGACGCGGGCGCCCTCTCGCGTGCTCGCGAGCTCGAGGCCGTCGGCTTCCTCCAGCTCACGCTCGCCGTGCAGGAGAAGCTCGGCTGGACGGGCGGCCTCGCGCTCGTCGCGTAA
- a CDS encoding MarR family winged helix-turn-helix transcriptional regulator: protein MTDTTTPATGTAAPVSGAATRWLSDEESAAWVRLIAVTELLPTVLDAQLGADAGLTHFEFLTLQALAAADGRTMRMTALASLTNSTLPRLSHVMRRLEARGLVHRFPCPEDRRATNATLTDEGVALLERAAPGHVGAVRETVIDRLSPEQQRQLYDIAGAILGELDPDERFDATSCQFSRGPQLP from the coding sequence ATGACCGACACGACGACCCCGGCGACCGGCACCGCCGCCCCCGTCTCCGGCGCCGCCACCCGCTGGCTGAGCGACGAAGAGTCCGCCGCGTGGGTGCGCCTCATCGCCGTGACCGAACTCCTCCCGACCGTCCTCGACGCCCAACTCGGCGCCGACGCCGGCCTCACCCACTTCGAGTTCCTCACCCTGCAGGCACTCGCGGCCGCCGACGGCCGCACGATGCGGATGACCGCCCTCGCCTCGCTCACGAACTCGACCCTCCCCCGCCTCTCCCACGTCATGCGGCGGCTCGAGGCGCGCGGGCTCGTGCACCGCTTCCCATGCCCCGAAGACCGCCGCGCGACGAACGCGACGCTCACCGATGAGGGCGTCGCGCTCCTCGAACGCGCCGCCCCGGGTCATGTCGGCGCCGTCCGCGAGACCGTCATCGACCGCCTCTCCCCCGAACAGCAGCGGCAGCTCTACGACATCGCGGGCGCGATCCTCGGCGAGCTCGACCCCGACGAGCGCTTCGACGCGACGAGCTGCCAGTTCAGCAGGGGCCCGCAGCTCCCGTAG